In one Bradyrhizobium cosmicum genomic region, the following are encoded:
- a CDS encoding DUF2336 domain-containing protein, whose amino-acid sequence MNGAKSLLQDLDDAIARGTDESRVKALWHATDILITGRYSENEISTFGEVIGRLADEIEVAARAQLSELMAGCDHAPLNVIAKLALDDEIDVAGPVLRDSNRIDEKMLVESALTKGQSHLLAIAQRKSIGEAVTDVLVKRGDQEVVTSVARNEGARFSGSGLLHMVRRAEGDSILAEQLGLRKDVPRHVFQQLISKASEDVRRRLESERPEMMSQIQSSVTEVTGDLQSKFGPSSRSYFVAKRVVTTQYRQGNLNQDSISNYARQHRFDEVQIGLSLLSSLPVDVIERAMMDRNREMILVLCKALDFSWDTTMSLLFLGAKDHLITARELHDSEREFGRLKIETSRSVLKFYQSRKTAGADAGRQPELQQVH is encoded by the coding sequence ATGAACGGGGCGAAATCGCTTCTACAGGATCTGGACGACGCGATCGCGCGCGGCACCGATGAGAGCCGGGTGAAGGCGTTGTGGCATGCGACCGACATCCTGATCACCGGCCGCTACAGCGAAAACGAGATCAGCACGTTCGGCGAGGTCATCGGGCGTCTCGCCGACGAGATCGAGGTTGCCGCGCGGGCGCAGCTCTCCGAACTGATGGCGGGCTGTGATCACGCCCCGCTCAACGTCATCGCCAAGCTCGCCCTCGACGACGAGATCGATGTCGCCGGTCCCGTGCTGCGCGACTCCAATCGTATCGACGAGAAGATGCTGGTCGAGAGCGCCCTGACCAAGGGCCAGTCCCACCTGCTGGCGATCGCCCAGCGAAAGTCAATCGGCGAGGCCGTTACCGACGTGCTGGTCAAGCGCGGCGACCAGGAGGTCGTGACCTCCGTCGCCAGGAACGAGGGCGCGCGCTTTTCAGGCTCGGGCCTGCTTCACATGGTCAGGCGTGCCGAGGGCGATTCGATCCTCGCCGAGCAGCTCGGCCTGCGCAAGGACGTGCCGCGTCACGTCTTCCAGCAGCTCATCTCCAAGGCGTCGGAAGACGTCCGCCGCCGGCTCGAGAGCGAGCGCCCCGAGATGATGTCGCAGATCCAGAGCTCGGTGACCGAGGTCACGGGCGATCTGCAATCCAAGTTCGGTCCGTCCTCGCGCAGCTATTTCGTCGCCAAGCGCGTGGTGACGACGCAGTACCGGCAGGGCAACCTCAACCAGGATTCGATCTCGAATTATGCGCGCCAGCACCGTTTCGACGAGGTGCAGATCGGCCTGTCGCTGTTGTCGTCGCTGCCCGTCGACGTGATCGAGCGCGCGATGATGGACCGCAACCGCGAGATGATTCTGGTGCTGTGCAAGGCGCTCGATTTCTCGTGGGATACGACGATGTCGCTGCTGTTCCTCGGCGCCAAGGATCATCTGATCACGGCGCGCGAGCTCCACGACAGCGAGCGGGAGTTCGGCCGGCTCAAGATTGAGACCTCGCGCAGCGTCTTGAAATTCTACCAGTCCCGCAAGACGGCGGGTGCCGACGCGGGCCGTCAGCCCGAACTCCAACAGGTGCACTGA
- a CDS encoding class I SAM-dependent methyltransferase has product MNSDADNIVGLYRRHAAAWLRQRGRHLTERKWFDRFVALLPAKPKVLDIGCGPGEPIVRYLLETGCAVTGIDAAPEMIDIAKGYFPDATWLVSDMRSLTLNATFDGLLAWNSFFHLSPEDQRRMFPVFRRHAAAGAALMFTSGPSFGEAIGSFEGEALYHASLDATEYRQLLDSNGFDVVDHVVEDPECGRLTVWLGRLRR; this is encoded by the coding sequence ATGAATTCTGATGCGGATAACATCGTCGGACTGTATCGCCGGCACGCGGCCGCCTGGTTGCGCCAGCGGGGCCGGCATCTGACGGAGCGCAAGTGGTTCGACCGGTTTGTCGCGCTTCTGCCTGCCAAGCCGAAAGTGCTCGATATCGGTTGCGGCCCCGGCGAGCCGATCGTGCGCTATTTGCTCGAAACGGGGTGTGCCGTCACGGGGATCGATGCCGCTCCCGAAATGATCGACATCGCAAAAGGCTATTTTCCCGACGCGACCTGGCTCGTTTCGGACATGCGCTCACTGACCTTGAACGCGACGTTCGACGGCTTGCTCGCCTGGAACAGCTTCTTCCATCTGAGCCCTGAGGACCAGCGCCGGATGTTTCCGGTCTTCCGGCGGCATGCCGCTGCAGGCGCAGCGCTGATGTTCACCAGCGGCCCATCTTTTGGGGAAGCCATCGGGAGCTTCGAGGGCGAGGCGCTCTATCATGCCAGTCTTGACGCGACCGAGTACCGCCAATTGCTCGACAGCAACGGTTTTGACGTCGTCGATCATGTGGTCGAGGACCCCGAATGCGGGCGGCTCACCGTCTGGCTCGGACGGTTGCGGCGGTGA
- a CDS encoding DUF417 family protein codes for MRGFNVAENGGGSYRPLAILRWVMVIIFISFGMQKFTLQSAQGIAQFISNSPFVSWLSIFGLRGEAYFLGVAEFLIAALLAAGAYSPVLSALGSLMGMVTFAVTWSFFFTTPGVVKWSLSSDPMAWNLTGEFLFKDIVLLAVCSVLFLASLPQSVMRLRTG; via the coding sequence ATGAGAGGCTTCAACGTCGCCGAGAATGGCGGCGGTTCTTATCGTCCGCTCGCCATACTCCGCTGGGTCATGGTGATCATCTTCATCTCGTTTGGAATGCAGAAGTTCACTTTGCAATCCGCACAGGGCATCGCTCAGTTCATCAGCAACAGTCCGTTCGTCTCCTGGCTGTCGATATTCGGCTTGAGAGGAGAGGCCTATTTTCTCGGTGTTGCCGAGTTCTTGATTGCGGCGCTGCTGGCGGCGGGTGCATACAGCCCGGTCTTGTCGGCGCTGGGCTCACTGATGGGCATGGTGACCTTCGCGGTCACGTGGTCGTTCTTCTTCACGACACCGGGCGTCGTCAAATGGAGCCTTTCATCCGATCCCATGGCGTGGAATTTGACCGGCGAATTCCTGTTCAAGGACATCGTCCTGCTCGCTGTTTGCTCGGTGCTGTTTCTGGCGTCGTTGCCGCAATCGGTCATGCGGTTGCGCACTGGCTGA
- a CDS encoding GNAT family N-acetyltransferase produces MDHFGTTSLTAERLNESHLADLVALHLDPEVSRYLGGVRAPEVTTTYLATNMAHWDQHGFGLWVLRTKDGTFAGRAGIRHILVDDIDEIEIAYAFKREFWGRGLASEVAIALTDIGLSHHELPSLIGLVYVDNGASRRVLEKANYTLEKSTMRHGEDVVIYRIRRREA; encoded by the coding sequence ATGGACCACTTCGGCACGACGAGCCTGACCGCCGAGAGGCTGAACGAAAGCCACCTCGCCGACCTGGTCGCGCTCCACCTCGATCCGGAAGTCTCTCGCTATCTCGGCGGCGTGCGGGCACCCGAGGTCACGACGACCTATCTCGCGACCAACATGGCGCATTGGGATCAGCATGGTTTTGGGCTGTGGGTGCTGCGAACGAAAGACGGCACTTTCGCCGGACGGGCCGGCATCCGGCATATCCTCGTGGACGACATCGACGAGATCGAGATCGCCTATGCCTTCAAGCGCGAGTTCTGGGGCCGGGGATTAGCGAGCGAGGTCGCAATCGCGCTGACGGACATCGGGCTGTCGCACCACGAACTGCCGTCCCTCATCGGCCTCGTCTATGTCGATAACGGCGCATCCCGCCGCGTGCTGGAGAAGGCGAATTACACCCTCGAGAAAAGCACGATGCGTCATGGCGAGGACGTGGTGATCTATCGCATCCGGAGACGAGAGGCGTAG